TGGATTTACATGGACCTAGATGAGAAAATTAGAGAAATAGCTAAAAAACTAGATGATCTAAAGTACTCAGTATCAAGTAGAGAATATCCATATCATGAGAATAGATATAGAAGACTACTAATGATATTAACGAATAAGAGAAGACAATTGTGTAGTGAGAGTATTACAAAATTACCAAAAATAGCACAAATAATAAAAGAAAATGAAAATGAGAGAATAATAGTATTCACTGAGAGTAAGAGAAGTGTAGAACAATTGTATAAGTACTTAAGACAATTTGGGTTTAAATGTGGTATTGTGCACAGTGGTATAAAGAGAAGAAATATGATACTAGAAGCCTGGAAAAGGGGTATATTCAATATTCTCTTAACAGTAAGAGTACTAGATGAAGGTATAGATGTGCCCGAATGTTCAATAGGGATAATAGTCAGTAATTCACTAACTAAGAGACAATTAATCCAACGTATAGGGAGAGTAGTAAGACCTAAACCAGGAAAAATAGCTAAAATATACATAATAGTAAGTAGTGGTACTTTCGAAGAGAGAATAGCCAGGAAACTAAAGTACTTATTGACTACTAGTATGTACTACTACACATAATGAATTTAACTTTTATTCAAAAATAAGGGAGAAA
This DNA window, taken from Candidatus Desulfofervidus auxilii, encodes the following:
- a CDS encoding DEAD/DEAH box helicase, coding for MTVVLRDYQNEALIKWFRSGRKGIIELPTGTGKTYIGLKLLELYYHKNAKVVIVVPTEVLLKQWYQKIIKHTDIKSHDIGFLYGKEKRLKRIVIGIINTIVKYSDHLSKNYDLFILDEIHHYFAPKWNTFLEKIREKDIIGLSATVERSDNLHLNSYLRIIYKKDYNYMMKRNYVSRVEVKIIKTELTTREYWIYMDLDEKIREIAKKLDDLKYSVSSREYPYHENRYRRLLMILTNKRRQLCSESITKLPKIAQIIKENENERIIVFTESKRSVEQLYKYLRQFGFKCGIVHSGIKRRNMILEAWKRGIFNILLTVRVLDEGIDVPECSIGIIVSNSLTKRQLIQRIGRVVRPKPGKIAKIYIIVSSGTFEERIARKLKYLLTTSMYYYT